The genomic interval CAGCAAGAAATTCAAAAGTCTCACGATTGGAATAATTATTTGTATTCCGGATACTATAATTTACTTGTAATCGGCTCTGATCGTTGATTGGTTCTGTATAGGCCAGTCTTCCGGTTAGTCCATTCCCGTTTGCATAAGTATTGTTCTCATTATTAACGGTATCCGTTCTATCCAGCAGAAAATCTTCATAAAATTCGTTCATCGAAAGATTATAGGCTAGCCCCTTGTTACTGTTTATAGAACCATTCACACTTAATGATAGAGATCTGCCTTTCTTATTCAATCGTCTACGATAGGTAAAATCGCCCGAAAAATTGAGATTGTTCCGATCATTTTGATTGTCACGAACGGAGGAGTTTACGGGTTCCTGAGTTGTCAACATCGTCCTATTAAATGAATTTAACAAGATATCGCTTTGCTGATATTGAATGTTGGGACGAAAAGAGATGGAGTTATTTGTATCTACTTCATACTCCAAACGAAAGCTTGCCCGATGACTCATGTTCTCCCCTGATGCATTCTGTTGTTGTACGCTCAGCTGATTACTTCTGCTGCCGATCAGGTACTCCCGGTTGACCAGACTCTCTGTATAGCTATCTGTTTTATTAAAAGAATAATTTGCGTTTAGATCGAGTTGATCGCTCCATTCATTGTTATAGTTTATGGCAATATTATTGGTATTCCGCAAACCACTCCCGCCTGCGCCGGCATTATTCCGTCCGCGTCCTCTTGATCGGTTTCGGCCCTGATCTAATGTTTCACCGCCAGCAAGATTTTCCATCGAGAAGTCTTGTTGATTTACATTATTCGAAACTGCATTAAAAGAAACCCTCTTATCACCGTTAAATATATTGTAGCTTCCACCGGTATTATATTTTTCTGAATTGCCATATCCACCTGCAACTTTTCCAAAATAGCCGTGCCGCCTGTCTGGTTTCGTAATAATATTCATAACCTTCTTCCTTTCGCCATCATCAAAACCAGTAAATTTTGCCTGTTCACTCTGTTCATCAATCACTTGCAGCTTACTGATAATATCGGCGGGGATCGTTTTCATTGCAATGCGCGGATCTGTACTAAAGAACTCTTTACCATCGACCATAATCCGTTGCACCTCTTCGCCTTGAAAGGTAAGTTTACCTTCTGCGTCGATTTCCGCTCCTGGAAGCTGGCCGATTAAGGCATCGGCATCTGCATAAGGTTCCGTTGTAAATGCTCCGGCATCAAACTCGGTTGTATCTCCCTTCAACACAACCATTGGAGGTTTGGCATTAATGTCAACCGCAGTCAAAACTGTCATATCTAACGTCAGCAGGATGTTAAATTGTTCTGTTTTATTTTGGTCAAGCACAAATTGCTGTTGATAGATTTTAAATCCTAAAAAGTTTACTTTTAATGTATAAGGCCCGTTAGGGATGTTTGTGAAACGGAAGTCACCTCCCTCTCCCGAACTCGTTGAACGGATTACCGAATCAGCAGCAGTGATAACTTCAACCCGAGCCCCCATTAGCGGATTGTTGGTTAAACTATCTTTAACAATACCAGACACGGTGACCTGTGCAGATGCTATAAAAGAAAGGAGCAAGAAAAAGAGAACTAATAAAAGGTGTCCTTTAAACATAATTTAGGTAGAGCTGTTTTTAAGTATCTACCCTCTTAGAGAAGGATTTAAGCGTCAGGTTTAATCGTAACTATTTTATTACATTTTTCCTGAGCCCCTTCCGGTTCCCTCAGGGAAGATTATTCAAATCAACTTCTGGTTCCCTTTTCAAGGGCGAGCGTTTAAACACAGTACCAATGGGCGTATAGTCATCAAAGAAGCCACAATTACGTAAGTAAAACCCCTTCGCATCTTCACCACCGCCGTAGTCCATTCGATATCCCTGACGGGCCGTATTATCTGCCGAGAAAACTGCGTCAGTTAGCTCAGTCCATTGGTTATTCTTATCGGCAACCCATTGATTAGAGAATATTACTTTCCGTTCAAAAGCTCCTTGTTCCGGAATAAAATTCTCCAAAAACGAATGAAAACCAGTTAGCCAGGAATTCGTTTTAGGTCGACTAAAGCTTGCTATCAGACGCCATTTTTCTTCCTCTGGAGCGAAAAACCAAGCACTATACTCGGTGTAATCATTCCCCACGGGTTCTCCTTTTAGCAGAAATTTGTAAGTATTGCCTGCTTTCCAATTATAACGTAAAAAACTCTGCCCACCAGAGCCTTCGTTGCCGAACTCTCCGGTGTTAACGTCTTTCCCTTTCTTCAACAATTTGATTCTCTGATCTTCAGGAATATCTTCAGGGTTGTCGGTCACGAATGGGCTCCAAACAGAGAATAATACCCTCCGTTCGCTGTCAGAGTTTACTTGAATTCCAAAATACCCACCTGAAAAACCGTTCGCCATGTAATACGACCCAACAACATCTTCACCTTCAGGAACTGTGA from Pedobacter indicus carries:
- a CDS encoding DUF3472 domain-containing protein, with protein sequence MNKIVQILLINWFTFFASLTSMVFAQSTGTKVTIPVGGNTWQTTEVSGRQKSITNDGIQAWDDEAAVFHTFFRVNKAGSLKLWMRAASQEGESTVQIKIGDQSKNIRLPEQEFTDIYVGDWNLVDTGYVKIELKGIAKEGKFYPDVASYALEGTAVEGDIKFVKNNEGNFFYWGRRGPSVHLRYPVQESVEAKWYYNEITVPEGEDVVGSYYMANGFSGGYFGIQVNSDSERRVLFSVWSPFVTDNPEDIPEDQRIKLLKKGKDVNTGEFGNEGSGGQSFLRYNWKAGNTYKFLLKGEPVGNDYTEYSAWFFAPEEEKWRLIASFSRPKTNSWLTGFHSFLENFIPEQGAFERKVIFSNQWVADKNNQWTELTDAVFSADNTARQGYRMDYGGGEDAKGFYLRNCGFFDDYTPIGTVFKRSPLKREPEVDLNNLP
- a CDS encoding outer membrane beta-barrel protein, whose product is MFKGHLLLVLFFLLLSFIASAQVTVSGIVKDSLTNNPLMGARVEVITAADSVIRSTSSGEGGDFRFTNIPNGPYTLKVNFLGFKIYQQQFVLDQNKTEQFNILLTLDMTVLTAVDINAKPPMVVLKGDTTEFDAGAFTTEPYADADALIGQLPGAEIDAEGKLTFQGEEVQRIMVDGKEFFSTDPRIAMKTIPADIISKLQVIDEQSEQAKFTGFDDGERKKVMNIITKPDRRHGYFGKVAGGYGNSEKYNTGGSYNIFNGDKRVSFNAVSNNVNQQDFSMENLAGGETLDQGRNRSRGRGRNNAGAGGSGLRNTNNIAINYNNEWSDQLDLNANYSFNKTDSYTESLVNREYLIGSRSNQLSVQQQNASGENMSHRASFRLEYEVDTNNSISFRPNIQYQQSDILLNSFNRTMLTTQEPVNSSVRDNQNDRNNLNFSGDFTYRRRLNKKGRSLSLSVNGSINSNKGLAYNLSMNEFYEDFLLDRTDTVNNENNTYANGNGLTGRLAYTEPINDQSRLQVNYSIRNTNNYSNRETFEFLAETGQFGELNEQLSNEFRNDYIYHSGGLGYQYNKEDFRFDLGLDMQRAQLQNHQYFPEEQLNSSRFSSYLPNASLTYRFSRNKNIRINYSTATNAPNINQLQNVINNQNSLNIRVGNPDLKQEYGHRFSLRYKTVNRETNANFSTNIDAEFSNNRIVNSTWIADQDTVIGPDLILGKGGRLTRPENVDGYYRLRGHVTLGIPIEKLKINLSLNTGLFHTRDIGMLNNQLSYANSSGINQRIAVNSKISQKIIFSFSYGGNYSVVRNNMNPDLSYNFYNQNLRNDFTFIFMKGIRISSTFNYNYNTGLTNDDSQRFVLWNASLGKKLFSRQQGEIALSAYDILNTNTNISRDISEQFIEDRESNMLNQYFIVSFTYNLRKFGGRPNQPARM